The nucleotide sequence CTGCAAACCTCTCAGTACAGTGCTTCGGGAAGTTCGGGAGGGCGATCGCAGGAATTGAGACATAGAATCAAAGCGGAACCATTTACAAAATAGATATGCTGAAAACGCTTTGGGCTACGATTCGCCAAGGAAAGATTGAGCTTTTGGAGGCAACAGAACTGCCAGAAGGGACAAAAGTGTTGGTAACGCTGCTTCCTGATGGTGAAGCCGAGTTTTGGCTGCAAGCAAGTCAAGTATCGTTAGATGCAGTGTGGGATAACACCGAGGATGATGTGTATGCCCAACTTCTCCAAACATGACGTCATCTTGATTTGGCGCTTGTGCTGGAGTGGACGATCGCCCTTCAGACACCCTTCCCCCAGTATCCTCAAGACTGAAACAGACGGGTGTAGAGATGCCGGTGGGCTTGGCAGTCCCGCTCCAGCAGAGGAGCGAAGTTATGCAGGCGATCGCCAGACTCCGCCGCCAAACAGTTGGGCACAACCGCCGCAATCTCGCTGTGCAATTGAGCCAACACCTGCTGCCCGCAAGAATGTCCCAACGGAATCAGTCGCACTGCCGCCGAAACTAAATTTGTCATCGAACCGAGCAAATAAGCTCGAACTGCGTCCGCACCTCCGACACCTGCCTCCGCACACAACCAGCCAAAGGCTGCACAGTGATGCAGCGACTCAGTTTCGGGACAAGACAAGTTCCAAGTGGACTGCGCCCAGCGGTGCAAGCGTTGCCCCAAATCCAAGCTGGCCTTCAAAGGTTCTTCGGCCCAGCGGGCGGCGGTGAGGTGGGCCTGCAAGGCAATAAAAGCGCGATCGTCGTGGCGGAGGGCATAGGCGTGAGCCAGAGCGCAGGCAGCCCCCTCCTGGGGGGCGATCGCCTGATGGAGCAGCCCCGCGAGATACTGTCGAGCTTGCTCCGCCGACACAATGCGATCGCCCTGAATAGCCGTCTCTAGCCCCCACGAATGGGAATAGCTGCCAATCGGCAAAGCAGAATCCGAGATCTGCAGCAGCCACAACAGTGGATCGATGGCCGGGCGATCGCCTATCGGAGACAACCCAAAGCCCCTCTAAGTGCCCGGATTCTCAGCTTCGGCGGCGATCGCCTCAACCGGCTCCAACTCTTGCGCTGCCGCATCCTGAGCCACCACAGAAGCCTTCAACTCGTCGAGTGACGGAGCTTCCCCTTCAGCCAGCACTGCAGGCTCGGCGGCCCCGCCCTTAAAGGCCGAGCGCAGCCATAAGGGTGCGACAAAGGTGGTCACAATAACCATCACAATAATGGCGGAATCTAGGGCAGGAGGTAGCGCTCCGCTAGCGGCCCCCACACCGGCAAATACTAAACCCACTTCGCCCCGGGGAATCATCCCCACGCCGATGGCATAGCGATTCACCTTCTTCCCGCCAAACGCCCCCAAGCCAGCCGCAATCTTACCGAGGATGGCAACAGCCACGAGGAATGAAGCTACGATTAAGCCTTCGCCATTATTGGGATCGAAGGGATTGAGCACTGCCAAATTGGTCTTAGCACCCACAACCACAAAAAAGATGGGGGTGAGAAAATCCGAGATCGGTTTGATCTGCTCTTCAAACTCGTGATGCTTGTCGGTTTCAGCCAAAATCAAGCCGGCAGCAAACGCCCCCAAAATCGCCTCTAGCTGCAAAATTTGGCCGATATAGCCCAACACGAAGGCCACAATCAGTCCTGGAATTAAAAAGGTTCCCCGCGTTTGCATGCCGTCGAGCATTGATACCAGGTAAGGGGACAGAAAGCGACCCAGAATAATTGCCCCCACCAAGAAAAGCACGGCACTGACGATGATGATGCCGACATTGGCTAAATCCACCTCGCCAGTTTTGGCCAAGCCCGCCACCACAGCCAGAATGACGATGCCCAAGATATCGTCGAGTACCGCAGCCCCAATAATGATTTGGCCTTCACCGGAACTGAGTTGCTGCAGTTCTGCCAAGACGCGGGCGGTAATGCCAATACTGGTGGCGGTGAGGGCCGCCCCGGCAAAAATGGCGGCCACTGTGGGGATATGAAAGAAATACAGCAGGCCCAGCGTACCGATCGCAAAAGGAACTGTGACCCCTACGACAGCCACTGCGGCCGCTTGCGGTCCCACTTTCAAGAGCTCCGTCAAATCGGATTCCAAGCCAATCTCGAACAGCAGAATAATGACCCCCAATTCCGACAGAAATTCGATCACTTCCGATTGGGAGACAAACAGTGGCCCCAAAGCCTCGGCACTGACGCCGCCGGTTGACTGCAGCAATTGCATCACGCGGGAGGACTGCGCCAACTCCGCCAGTTCCCCAGGGGCGATCGCCCCTTCCGGAAAGACCAGTAGGTGCAGAATCGAGCCGCCCACCAGGACGCCACCGAGCAATTCGCCTAAAACAGCAGGTAAATTAAACCGAGCGCACAGCTCGCCCATGACTTTGCTGGCGAGGTAAATGACTACGAGAGAAAGCAAAACAGAGACCAGCATGAGGGTGCCGTCTGGCGCGGAGATTGCCTCCGCTGACGCGACATCGCTGGCCAAACAAGGGTTGAATAGCAGCAAGGGAACAGTTCTCTAAACGGCAGAGGGATGAAATCAATGCACGTGGCGTGCAAGTAAAACTGCGAGAGATGCCAAATCGCACAATTGAGGTGAGGTTCGACCTCGATCGACTCGGATTTGACAGGTTAATCAATAGGGTACTGCTTAATGAAAATTCAAGGTTTGCTTTTAAGTTTAGACTCGAAAAGGACGACCGGTTCGCAGATGTGCGATATGTGGCACTGCTCTCGCTAGAAGCCGCCATTTGCGCTGGGGACTGGCGAGAAGCAGACATTGCTCCCCGCGCGCAATTCCAGTGAGTCCCTATCATTGTCTAGGGGCGGGATCGGAATCTGCCACGAGAGATACGACAAGATTGAGCCATCAATGCTAGGCCGCTTGGGGCGATCGCAGAACTCTGCAATCTCTATCGCACCGCGGTTTTGCGCACGGCGATTAAACTACCCGTGGCCCCCAAGACCGTGCCGATGGCCAAGAGCGTCAGGGGCAGCGTACCGAAGGTGGAGTAGGAGGAG is from Synechococcus sp. PCC 7336 and encodes:
- a CDS encoding cation:proton antiporter, which encodes MLVSVLLSLVVIYLASKVMGELCARFNLPAVLGELLGGVLVGGSILHLLVFPEGAIAPGELAELAQSSRVMQLLQSTGGVSAEALGPLFVSQSEVIEFLSELGVIILLFEIGLESDLTELLKVGPQAAAVAVVGVTVPFAIGTLGLLYFFHIPTVAAIFAGAALTATSIGITARVLAELQQLSSGEGQIIIGAAVLDDILGIVILAVVAGLAKTGEVDLANVGIIIVSAVLFLVGAIILGRFLSPYLVSMLDGMQTRGTFLIPGLIVAFVLGYIGQILQLEAILGAFAAGLILAETDKHHEFEEQIKPISDFLTPIFFVVVGAKTNLAVLNPFDPNNGEGLIVASFLVAVAILGKIAAGLGAFGGKKVNRYAIGVGMIPRGEVGLVFAGVGAASGALPPALDSAIIVMVIVTTFVAPLWLRSAFKGGAAEPAVLAEGEAPSLDELKASVVAQDAAAQELEPVEAIAAEAENPGT
- a CDS encoding urease accessory protein UreF, coding for MSPIGDRPAIDPLLWLLQISDSALPIGSYSHSWGLETAIQGDRIVSAEQARQYLAGLLHQAIAPQEGAACALAHAYALRHDDRAFIALQAHLTAARWAEEPLKASLDLGQRLHRWAQSTWNLSCPETESLHHCAAFGWLCAEAGVGGADAVRAYLLGSMTNLVSAAVRLIPLGHSCGQQVLAQLHSEIAAVVPNCLAAESGDRLHNFAPLLERDCQAHRHLYTRLFQS